Proteins encoded in a region of the Antedon mediterranea chromosome 2, ecAntMedi1.1, whole genome shotgun sequence genome:
- the LOC140039977 gene encoding uncharacterized protein: MMRFLNLMVFLSVAARLGESNVCPNQQTSVLVEGEYKCVDIKTKKCVRYEDRPSETIYQRNISTYLIAHYAFESNVNDTSGNSRHGVIEGNNYDYTPTGIIGAALNLSGTTRVLVTSFENFDYGSELSASLWFMTYNQTLSPMGLLNNGFKTSGTWEIRTRAGYHQLTASVSYPPAAYAELPFNYDEWQHVAMTYNGTELLFYLNGVMQPAVAGTSCCSGPIVTSPNRVTIGQMGVGRNDRYFLGLMDEVKLFNISLTPEEVLSLFNV, from the exons ATG ATGCGGTTCCTTAATCTGATGGTGTTTCTAAGTGTAGCAGCAAGACTTGGTGAAAGTAACGTTTGCCCGAATCAACAGACAAGCGTATTGGTGGAAGGAGAATATAAATGTGTTGATATAAAGACGAAAAAGTGTGTCAG ATATGAAGATCGACCAAGCGAGACCATCTACCAGCGAAATATAAGCACATACTTAATTGCGCACTATGCTTTTGAAAGCAATGTGAATGATACCTCTGGCAATTCACGTCATGGCGTTATCGAAGGCAACAATTATGATTACACGCCGACGGGAATAATTGGAGCGGCACTGAACTTAAGCGGCACAACTAGAGTATTGGTAACAAGTTTTGAGAACTTTGATTATGGTTCAGAATTGTCGGCAAGCCTATGGTTTATGACATACAATCAAACACTTAGTCCAATGGGGCTTCTTAACAATGGATTCAAAACATCTGGGACCTGGGAAATTCGTACACGTGCGGGATATCATCAGTTGACGGCGTCAGTGTCGTACCCTCCTGCGGCATATGCAGAACTACCGTTTAACTATGACGAGTGGCAGCATGTTGCCATGACTTATAATGGGACAGAATTGTTATTCTATTTGAATGGAGTGATGCAACCGGCAGTTGCTGGTACCAGTTGCTGTAGCGGCCCAATCGTAACAAGCCCAAATAGAGTTACGATCGGACAAATGGGTGTTGGTAGGAACGACAGGTATTTCCTTGGGTTAATGGACGAAGTTAAActgtttaatatttcattaacaCCTGAAGAAGTACtttctttatttaatgtttaa